The genomic interval CTGAAAGAAGCCAGGCTGCAGTGGGCACCAGAGTGACATAGATGTGTATTTTGAGCTAAACAATTTAAGAGGGAGGAAAGCAAGAAAATGTTGGCTCCCGAGTTGAGGAAGTTGAGAGAAGGTCCTGTAGGGTTCTGGATTTGGGAAGGGTCGGGTACTGTGGCTGTGTCTGGGCTCCAAGGAACCAGAACAGTGGAATGTAACAGGCTCTGGAGACAGACTGTGTAAAAGCACAGGCCTGGTATCCTTGGCTATTACTGAACCTGTAAAAATAGGGATAATGGTGTCCATGCGGTTGTCTTGAGGGTCAAAGAGGATGAAGTGTTAGAACACAGCAGAGGACACTGGCCCCTTGCTTCTTGGTGAATCCCCAGAGGGTTCCTCCTGGACACCTGTACACCTGTCTGACAGGGCAGGTCTGGTCTCAGCTGGTATCAAATTCCAAACAGGGAAATGAAAGCCAAGCATCATGGCCACATGCTGAGTCACTACAACAGGAGGTCACCACTGAGTCAATACTACAACAGAAGGCCATTGGGACTTGGGACTTGGAGGCAGGTTTCTGGCTGGAATAATTCAAGCCAGAAATGGCCCAGCCCTACACTTGGGCACACCCTCCTGAGTTCAGTGACCTTGAACAAGACAGCCACCTTTCTCAGGGCCTCAGTCTGCTCTTTTGGTAAATGTGGATGTTATCACTCTCTTGGGACTGACAAGCAGAGGTGAGGCATATATACAGGGCATCGTCCCCTCCCAACACCCAGGGGGCCCCTCGGCAGGCCTTGATGGTCTTGGTCTCCAGCCTTCTTTGCTTCCCTCCTGGGAAGGCCAAACAGCTCTGGGCACCTCTTTTGGAAAAGCTGACCACAGGGAGAGAGGAGCAAGCAGAAGAGCCAGCGGGGGccctggccacccccaccccccacctacaAGAACATAGGCCCCTGGCTCTGACCACCCCCAGTAAGGAAAACACCCACAAGACCAAACCAGTGTAGgagagcatttttattttaagggcaGCAGACTGGGATGGCAGCATCTTAGAAAGCCTAGTCTCCGCCGTGGCTGTGGCGGTGGGGGACGGGGCGGAGGGGGAGGACCCGGCGCACTCCGAGGAACCCGGCGCGTGTGAATTCCTGAGTGGGCTCAGGTCAGCGGTGGCTGCTCGACAGCTCTCCCCTTCTTCGGAGGACCCAGCTGTTTGGTAGTGGAGCAGCCAGGGCTGCCCGCCAGCGTGCTCAAAGCCTGGGCCGGGGACTGCTGGGCTGGAGGGGGCAAAACGCCTAGGCCTGAGGGAGGGACCACCCACTGCCTGGCTCTCCCAGGGCCAGGCCTCGATGGGGCAAACCACGGGGTGCCACGCCAGGGCTGAGAGTCCCTGAGGGGCTGCCGGCTTTGACAAAGGCATCCTCCCTTGATGAGTAGAGAAGTGACAGGGTGACAAGTGGGCAGAACTACGCTGGTAGAGATACGAAGCAATGGGACAGTTTCCAAGAATGGCAATATTTCTGGGTTCAGAGAAGCAATGAGAACAAATGGTGGCTTATTTGGATAGCTTCTGACAGAATTTGGCATTTTATTACAAATCTGCATGTGAGTGAAATAAAGTCCATCATCACCTTTCTGCTGATGAAGAGACAGATCTGGAAACACTGGCCCAGTGCTCTTGCGTTCCTGGGCACACAGGAGTCTCCAGAACCTGCCCCTGGCGTACCTGGGACTAAAGGAGCTGAGTTCATTGACACACCGCAGGGGCCACACACCTGGACAACTAAACAACGTGATGCTGCCTAACCTACCCATCACATCCACCTCTGCACAGGTGAAACCATCTTACAGGTCTGTAAGCCCCGGAAAGATCCCGAGTTAGAGAgctaaaaacagaaagcaaagttTCTTTACGTCATCTTCTCCACAGAATCTAgtttccccccgccccccgagaaCCAAGAAGGACAGCCGCCCAGTGGCAGAAGAGGAGTTGGTGACACACGGCGGCATTTGGACCATCGGCTTCCTCCGGGTGTCAGTGACACGCATTCTCGATTTCAGGGACAGTCCCACTTGCTTTGAAAAGACATTAACATTCAAATCCTTACAAGTTCATCTGATGATAAATTCTAAggtcaatttttatttctacaaaaaaaggcagtcaaaacaatataaaacacaTGTAAAGGATATTACTGAGTGAGCTTCAAGTGGAGCTTGACTCTGCAAAGGCTGTGagtccagagggagagggaaggccGTCTTGCTCCTGGGCTGGCCGGCTGTTCCGAAGGAAGGGGCCAGCAGGGCGCCGGCACCCCCAGACTGCTGCTGGCTACAGCCAAGTCCCGCCAATTCCAACCCCGCAAAGGGCCAAACTGTGCCGAGGGAGGGTCGCGGTGGGGCTGCGCTGCCCTGGGGAGCTGGGAGAGCGAGCTCAGTAACAGGTGAGCGTGGAATTTCACATGGACATCCTGGCTTCAGTGTTGTCTGCAGTGACCAGCACATCTTGTACAGTGGCTGCAGGGAAGAGCATCAACCTTTGGCCTCAGGAGCCTCTCTGGCAAGAAATTCCTCACACAAGTGCACAGCATCCTCTGGTTGGCAGGCCCTCCTCTGGGGTTGGCCCAGACCTGGGTTTCCcaagcaggccaggccaggctgaAGTTCAATCAGGCACACAGACATCAGGGCTTGCCCATTTAATCAACGTTATTGTGGTTAATACCGGCCAGATTTTTACATAAGAACTGGGCCTCCCTTTTCacggctgcttttttttttttttttggtgggggtgggggtgggggtggggtggtgagtggtggtttgcttgtttttaatattttttaaaaggatgttaTAAATTGGAGCCAGGAGAATTTGAACAAACTCCCACACAGGGCAGTGCAACATGGGAGTAGAGAAGCCACCAGAATCGCCAGgagcattttttcctcctttgcgGAAGAGATAGccctgggtctgggagaagtgaataagtgaaaaacaaaccaaatgcaAGAAAGTGGGAATTGTAAGGGCAGGGGAAGAAAGGTAACTGcaacctttttgtttgttttaaccttAAGGGCTAAGTGTAAATTGAAGGTTTTGGATCAATTTGGACAAGAAAAGAAACACCATTATTTTAAAGTAGATTGaagcagtgatttttaaaacaaagaaagcagaactagaacatcttaaatttttaatcctttctttacAGGTTACCTAGACCACTTTTGATTAAGAAAACTGTAGAAAGTTAGTAACTGCCACAAGCAAACGCCAGGCGGCGGCACGTGTCAATTTTCCACAGAGTCCTGCTTTGCGGTCTGAATGCGCTGCTCGGGGTCTCCGCTCACGCTCGCTGGAATCGGTGGTGGCAGAGTTTAGTCCACAGGTCGTTTCTCCCCGTATTTCTTTGTAAACTCTTCAGCGTTCTTACAGAATTTTTTACGGTCCTTAGAGTATTCTTCAGCTAGGTCAGCCCGAAGTGGGTGCTCGGGCTGGGGGTCGTTCACCAGTGCTATGAGGGACTGGATTACTGCCAAGAAAAGGATCAGGCACCTCTGGTTAGAACAGTCTCAGAAAGGGCAACTTTTAACTGCAACTCTGATTTACAGCAATGAGCTTTGAAGATCAAGCGGGCTCCCATTTATCCAAAATTCTAACTACCAGGGCGCAACCCATTTTTCCTCTGTAGTTGGGAGAAAGTGCTAGGCCACAAGCTGCTAACATGACAGTGGGTACCTAACTGTTCAGAGTGACACCTCCATCTCCTCCAGGAACCTTCCTGAACCGATACCCTGGGGAGCCCCCAGTCATTCTCACTCCCCCTTCTCCTGAACTCTGGAGATCTCGGGCATAGCAAGGACAtcctctcacatacacacacttgcacacacagcTGGAGCTTCTCCAGAGTAGGGAGTGGGTGATGTGTCCCATTACTACGATCAGTTCAGGGTAGTTTCCATAGAAGTATACTGAGACAGCATAACAACAAAGGGTGCGTGACAGGTCTGCATGGTGTAAACGCATAATGAGTCCACTACGGAAGGCCCCCAGGAGCTTCTGAACTAGCTGAGAAAGGTTTACTTGACACCCTATCTTAACTGCTAGAAGGTAGATTACCCTCAGCAGTGTTATGCTCTcttccaaaaggaaaaatcacacCAAGAGCTTGGGGTGGGCTCCACAATGCTCTCCCCAAAGCACAGTAGGTCCTAGATGTACTGCAAGGCCCACAAGGGCCACAAGGGAACAGAGGGTGGGTAGGAAGATCAAGTGGGAAGCATGGAAGGTCCAAGAACCCCAGGCCTCCTCACCTCAGAAGCGGGGTACATGCAGCCACACTGCCTTCTCACACACGCTTCTCCTCACCCAGCCCTGATTAGGACTAGCACCCCCAGAATGCTGTGTTCGTTCCCACGGCCACGCTCCTAATAAGGAGGCATTTCTCCTCTGGATTATTGATGCCATGGATTCCTTTGCTGGGTACCATGTTTTCACCCAAGCATTACAAGTTATGGATTAAATGCTAATGCTAGGCACAAAGGCCTAACCAGCCAATAGCTCCACTGACTGGGAAGAACAGCACCAAGTACTCCTGGCCAGGCATCCAAAGAccacctgccctcacctctgCCTATTAATGCTACCAGGTGAAATGGGGCAATTGAGGGTTTCTATGACCAGGTGGGCACAGGAGAAGAGGGGTGGTACATGCAGGGCTGACAGGGTCCAGGTTGagtagggaggaggggctggtgggCAAGAAGGGTGGAGTGAAGAGCAAGCAGGAGGGGAAGGTCTGGAAGCACCTCAATAGGCTAAGGCAGTTTCTAATCCAATCTCCACGCCACCCTCAAGGGCCAGGCATTATTAGGCAGGCATTATTGCCTCCTACCTGTAAATATCTCTAAGAGGAAGCAGGCTTTAGAAGTATAATTTTGTCTATTTAAGATTTATCCCTTTCATATTTGATTCCTGTGTAACTGCAGGAATGATGATAAAGCTATTTTGTTTGTTCCCTATTTCCCCAACTTCTGTCTCTGGTATCCCACTGTTTGCCACATATAGCCTAAGTGATTATTAATATATATCTCTaaatcatctcatttttaaaaatataaatattttttaaggaaaaagtaaacGTTCTTAACTCCAGTGGAAAATCactttcagggcagcctgggtggctcagcagtttagcgccaccttcagcccagggcgtgatcctggagacccaggatggagtcccacatcaggctccctgcatggagcctgcttctcccttggcctgtgtctctgcctctctctctctttctgtcactcatgaataataaaaaaaaattttaaaaaaaggaaaaaagagaaaatcacttTCATTTGCCATAAACAGAAGGTATGCATCAACAAACATTAAATGAGCACCCCTCCTGTTCAGCCAGGGGAAGCACCCATGCTGGGACAAGAACTCTTTCAGAGGGCACCTTTCATGGCTTCTCGCAAAagctcccccagctccccaggccaTGCCCTATTTTAGCAAGCTCCCAGATTCTCCACCCTGTGCTCAGCTGTGAGACTGCTCATATCCCTCTGTTGTTCTTGACTTCAGGTTGGAAACCAGCACCACATGTGACTCAATACATAAACAGATGGCTTCCGGTCTTCTGCCCTGATTAGAAATTGTTCTATAGCAGATCTGCTGCTTCATTAGCATTTCAGGCACCTCAAGGGGCTCTTGCCTGGATGAGTGCTttggtggggctggggagggcactGAGGAGTTTTCAAGGCTTCCTGCTCAACCTCTGTGATGAGGCTAAACTACGTAGGCTCTCTGCTTTTCACTATGATCATCTTAATACCTAATGTAGCGGTATAAAGCTATTGGTTCATTGTTAAGGCTGGTTTTTCAAAAGATAATAATTTTGCAAGTTTGCTATATCTATTTAATTAGAAttatttaattcttctctgaGAATGTGCAATTGCTTATTTGATCAAGTTGAAATATCTTCCAATTTATTTAGTAGTTCTGATgagtatttcattctttctctgttcctttggGTGCATTTCTGGCTCCTCAGCTAAACTAATAAAATCCAGCTGAGCTGAGCTTGCTTTGCTAGTGAGGACACTGGCAACCACGACTGCTTTTCAGACTACAATTGTGGCCCTATCCCAGCATTTTCACATATAAAACAGCACATAGTCTAGCCCTTCCTTAACCCAATGCTCCtcagaagtatttttattttccctccaaaATGTAAGGGTTTAACAACATATCAAATTTTACCTCCTGCTCTTAATAGATACAATCAGAGAAAAAAGGCtataaaatgtcttcatttttgttcttaTAAGTTTCTTTGTAATAGGAGGTGTAAATAATACCCAAGATTCACCACCTCTCCCCTTCCAGGGAGATACAGGAGATCCATTCTCAGAGTAAAACATGATTGGTACTTCCTCCCAGCCCTGAGGGTGTGCAATGCATAAACAGCCTTCCACTGTATGTGCTAATTAGTTTTCTGCTATTTATTAGATTTCTTGagtcttcttttctaattttatctacCTGATGttttaatataataatgtaaGGGGAACTGAAACATTCAATTtaggaattatttttctctttatttagttTTGTTGCCGTTGTTCGGTACATAAAGAGTCTATATTATGCTGGCTTTGTTACTGACTCTAATCTATAGGGCAAATCTTACTTGACCACCAAACTAAGCCCTTGCTCTGCTGTTAAGATATCTACTAAAACCAGGTACACTGCTGAACAAaactttgttttcaagattttttctggTGTTGTTATTGCCAACTTCTACTTCCTCTCTGTTTgatagttttgctttgtttcttgacTTTTCTCCTGCTATTTTTGCTCAATTTTTAATGCTTCCCtactttctaattaaaaattgagatattaagaaaaggaaaattctcAAAAGTATACAATTAAGTTGTTTCTAGTAGATACAGAAAATTGTGATTCCACCATTTCACTCCAGAACATTTTCGTCATTCCAAAACAACATTCACTCTTGGTCACTTCCTAATCCCCTCATCCCAGCCCTGACAAACACTAATCTGTTTCTCACTCTGTAGATTTGCCTACTCTGGACATTCTGTGTACAGCCGATTTTAGTTCTTTTGCAGTAGTTATGTACTCTAAAGTTGCCATGAATGCTGAATTACATAGAGATACTGAGCCATGAGTGACCTCAGGGACGACCAGCTGCAGAACCAACCACCCAGCAGGGCCCAGCCAACCTACAGGATGAGAAATACCAAATCCTTGTTATTTTAAGACATGAAGTTTTAGGTAGTTTATAATATAGTCATAGATAGCAAAAGCAAGGGCACATAGCAGCAAGTGCCAGGAACATCACCCTTGATGTATGtgaagacaatctacagaatgatTTTCCAGAAAGAAACCCTAACTGTCCCAAAACACAAAATAGCAAATCTGCCTATCACTACACATAGAAGAGTACCCTGTACCaaaatttatatcttaaaaaGTCTGTTAGCaagtataaaaagaataaaaagctcctagggatgtctaggtggctcagtagttgagcatttgcctttggctcagggtgtgatcccggaggtccgggatcaagtcccacatcgggctccctgtgtagagcctgctcctcccactgcctgtgtctctgcctctctctgtgtatgtctctcatgaataaataaataaaatcttaaaaaaaaaaaaaaaagaggggatccctgggtggcgcagtggtttggcgcctgcctttgacccagggcgcaatcctggagacccgggatcgaatcccacatcggcctcccggtgcatggagcctgcttctccctctgccagtgtctctgcctctctctctctctctctctctgtgactatcaaagataaaaaaagaaaaaaaaaaagaaagaataaaaagcttctcTGAGATATCTGACAGGTATCTGATTATCtgattgggggggaggggagcacagCATTTTGGCTATGTACCTGGATCTGCCCCTCCTGGGCAGCCAGTCCCTGGTAGAGGAGGCAAAGCACTTTTACTTCCAAGCCTCGATACAATTGGTTCCAGCCCAGTTCTCAGGTAAGGGAGATCTTGGAACGTTGAGGTCTGGGAGTCTGAGGTGTGAGACAGCCAGGCCTGGAAGGACTTCCTCTTCCCCAGGCATGGTGTTTAATATGCAGATGCCAGCAAGGGCTCCAAGGGTTGTGTGAGGGGCTAACAAGGCTTTCATGAACGAATGGAGCTACAGCCTTCCACCACAGAGGTAAGAGTTTGTATAGGAAAAAACCCATGGATGTGTATTTAAGAACATACTTCatcaagctttttaaaattaattaattaaagattatttatttatttattcatgagagacacagagaaagagagaggcagagacacaggcagagggagaagcaggctccatgcagggagtatgatgtgggactcgatcccaggtctccaggatcacgccctgggctgaaggcaggcgtcaaactgctgagccacccaaggatccccactTCATCAAGCTTTTATAAACATCAACTTGTACATGACCGAATGCCACATTCTCTAGAGATCTTTCTCTTCTGACTCAACATTTAAACTCGCTCCTTCCTACCATTCAGCTGTGAAACCTGACAGACATCTTTCATGGTGATTATTTCAAATAAGGGAGGCTCAACTTCCTGTGCAAAAGGTTTTCAACTCCATCTTCTACTCCATCTTCTACCTGGAGAACCTTCTACCTTCTACCTCCATTTTCCACTGAAAAATGACTATATTGGTCACTGAAAAACCTTCTGTGGCCTCAAAAATCCCAGACTCATCTAATCCCTTTAATCTGAAAAGACCATGTAGTGGTTCGGGTAGCTACGCATAAGAAAGCCACCAATAATATGAgattggaaattaaaaagaaagttctaCAGTTAACAAAAATTGGACACAGTTTGTAACAAAATCCAGATACTTCCATGGGACAAGAGGAAGGCCAACCATAATAACAAATCAAGTACCTGTCCCAGAAAAGTAAGCACAAGTATATTCCCACAGAGGTACCTGTACACATGGCCATGCATGGACACATCCAATGACAAAGAATTCCAGGCCTGCTAAAGCCAACTTTGTACTTTCATCAGGGCACCCAGCCTATAACCATGCCCCATCCTTCCATACCACCTGCTCTGAGCCACTGGCATTATGTTGCCTGCCACGTGGATTGGCCTTATATCTTTCTTTTAGTCTGGCAGGACCTCTCCAACCTCCCCAACTTCTTCAAGTCTGAGTTCATGTGTTAACTGCTGTGTAAGGTCACCACTTGCCCTTTCTCACTCAGGGCAGCCCTGCAACCGTTCATGAAAACTTGCAGGGACAGTGCCTGCACCCCCTCACCGCACAGGGAGCCAATGGTGGGCTAGTCTCTCTACATGTGTCCCCACTGGTCTGTGAGCACAGGAGGGCCTCCTCCAGTACCTATGCAGGTCAACGGTTTAACTGAGATGTGCCCTGCCCATGAGGAATGATGGGACCTCAGCAGCACTTTTGCGTACACTGGAGTTTGTCAGGTAAGATTTCTCTGGACTCTGTGAGATATGGCATTAGAATGGACTAAGGAGCCCTTGACCCATGGCAGCGCCACCCGAGGAAGACACAAGCAGCATGCCTTACCTTGGTCGGTTTTGGTTGCTGGCTTCCAGTTTTCAGCACTAATTACTGGCAGACAGACCTGCCCCTTTTCATCAATGTTCGGATGATagatctttgttttaaatgtgaTCTTCGGTGGTTTGAATGGGTACTCTGCTGGAAAGTTGATTTCGATTCTGAAGGCCCCCTTATCATATGGAGGGTTGTCCTGCAGGGAACAAGAAAAGATCAAAATGAACACGCTACAGCTCAAAAACCTGTCACTGAAACAGGACTGCTCTATTTACTTGAAAACTTAATTTATTTCAAGTGGTATACCAATTGAAGCCATGTCACCTTCAGGGCAGCCAACAATTGATCAGTATTTCTACAGTAAGATGTCTACTAAGTTCCAGAAAGATCTGAGATTGGTGTTGTGGTCTCTTTCTCATTGTATCCTTAATAGATTTTGTTTGCATAGTTTTAGGTTTATGGCAACACCAAGAGGGAAGAATAGTATCCCTcacttttcaagattttttttttttaattttttatttatttatgatagtcacagagagagagagagagaggcagagacacaggcagagggagaagcaggctccatgcaccgggagcccgatgtgggattcgatcccgggtctccaggatcacgccctgggccaaaggcaggcgccaaaccgctgcgccacccagggatcccaatatcccTCACTTTTCAAAAGTTCGAGTGACACCACTTCAGTTTcatgaaagacctacattagtacctgttttaCTAGCCaacagaaagaaatctgaagagggtTTTCGCTTTtaccaaaaaaggcaaaaaagtgaaaatagttcGCAGTGTTTTGCTGCAATCCTTTACAGAGGCACCGCCCAGCGCCATTCCTGGGAATTACACCCAGCATCTCAGCCTCAAGCCACTGGAGCTTGAAACTGTacctgtgagcatctgtgctttatcttgattcatttttttaaagattttattcatttattcatgagagacacacaggggagagagagagagagaggcgcagagacaaaggcagaggaaaagcagactccatgtagggagtctgatgtgggactcgatcccgggtctccaggatcacactgtgggctgaaggcggcactaaaccactgaactgcccaagctgcctttcttttttttttttttttttaagatttcatttatttgacacacagagagagagcaagagagcacacaagcagggggagcagcagaggaaaagggagaagcaggctctccgctgagcagcgAGCCTAACAcaaggctcaatcctaggacctgggatcatgacccaagctgaaggcagacacttaactgactgagccacccaggcacccctaccttgatttattttgtgtatctgttaGCAAGATGCGTCCTAAAGTATCAGacaaagggacgcctgggtggctcagcagttaagcacctgcctttggctcagggtgtgatcctggggtcctggatcgagtctcacatcgggctccctgcatggagcctgtttctctttctgcctgtgtttgtgcctctcctctgtgtgtctctcatgaataaataaataaaatataaaaaaaaataaagtatcagaCAAGCCTAAGAGATACTATTTTTGGGGTCTGGGGACACTAAACATTTTCTCCATATAATTGGTAACTGCTTCTTTGCTTTACACCATTTTAGCTTACAGAAGGCTTCCTGGGAACACTCCCCCTTTTGTTTGtgtggtttttaagattttattcttaagtaataccctcacccaatgtggggctcaaactcataatcctgagatcaggagtcacaggCTCCACTGAATGACCCAGTCAGTGCCCCAGAATGCTCTACTTTTGGATAGCAGGGGAAAGCTGCTGAGTTCCTGCATGTCCCTTCCTCCACACATAGCctcccccactatcaacatccccCCAGAGTGGTATGTTTGTTACAATCTATGAACCTATACTGACACCTCATTATCACTCACAGTCCAGTTACagtagggttcactcttggtatcATGCATTTTATGGTTTCACTGTATCATACGTTAGAATTAGAATCCTACAGTATATAAAGCCTTTTCAgatgacttctttcacttagtaacatgCATTTAAGGTTCTGCCAAGTTTTTTCATGGCACAATAGCTCGTTTCTTCTTAGCACTGAATATTTCATTGTTTGGATTTAGCaccacttatttatccattcatccactgaaggacatcttggtttcttccaagtttgacaactatgaataaagctaccTTACACATCCGTATGCAGGTTTGTGTGTGGACACACCTTCCCAACTCCTTTGTAAAAATACCAATGAGCATGATTTCTGGATTGTAGGTTAagggtatgtttagttttgttaaaaaaaaaaaaatcactaactgtcttccaaagtggctgcactatttttcattcccaccacCATCAAATTAAGAGTTCCTCACCAAGAGACATCCTCCCTAGCATTTATTGAcagtgttttatcattttttaaaaagattttatttatttgagagagaaaaagaacaagagctgtggggcggggggcgggaggagaagcagagtctccgctaaggagggagcctgacttgggctcaATCACAGgtctctgggaccatgacctaagccaaaggcagacacccaactgactgagttacccagatgCCCCCCTTCGCCCATTTTATAATCagactcttttattattattgagttttaagaattttttgtgtatttttggataacagccctttatcagataggtaCTTTGTAA from Canis aureus isolate CA01 chromosome 27, VMU_Caureus_v.1.0, whole genome shotgun sequence carries:
- the UBE2L3 gene encoding ubiquitin-conjugating enzyme E2 L3 isoform X5; amino-acid sequence: MAASRRLMKDNPPYDKGAFRIEINFPAEYPFKPPKITFKTKIYHPNIDEKGQVCLPVISAENWKPATKTDQVIQSLIALVNDPQPEHPLRADLAEEYSKDRKKFCKNAEEFTKKYGEKRPVD
- the UBE2L3 gene encoding ubiquitin-conjugating enzyme E2 L3 isoform X1 → MYSNMNRSTKEYRQYDSSFINTSKITGTSGQSVIGTHTSHSFGHSQSPRQERRLREVKDNPPYDKGAFRIEINFPAEYPFKPPKITFKTKIYHPNIDEKGQVCLPVISAENWKPATKTDQVIQSLIALVNDPQPEHPLRADLAEEYSKDRKKFCKNAEEFTKKYGEKRPVD
- the UBE2L3 gene encoding ubiquitin-conjugating enzyme E2 L3 isoform X3 — its product is MPFPSGENCEFKEELEEIRKCGMKNFRNIQVDEANLLTWQGLIVPDNPPYDKGAFRIEINFPAEYPFKPPKITFKTKIYHPNIDEKGQVCLPVISAENWKPATKTDQVIQSLIALVNDPQPEHPLRADLAEEYSKDRKKFCKNAEEFTKKYGEKRPVD
- the UBE2L3 gene encoding ubiquitin-conjugating enzyme E2 L3 isoform X2; the protein is MIRERDTRTLSTDGQVCNRSCIEVCELEEIRKCGMKNFRNIQVDEANLLTWQGLIVPDNPPYDKGAFRIEINFPAEYPFKPPKITFKTKIYHPNIDEKGQVCLPVISAENWKPATKTDQVIQSLIALVNDPQPEHPLRADLAEEYSKDRKKFCKNAEEFTKKYGEKRPVD
- the UBE2L3 gene encoding ubiquitin-conjugating enzyme E2 L3 isoform X4, giving the protein MAASRRLMKELEEIRKCGMKNFRNIQVDEANLLTWQGLIVPDNPPYDKGAFRIEINFPAEYPFKPPKITFKTKIYHPNIDEKGQVCLPVISAENWKPATKTDQVIQSLIALVNDPQPEHPLRADLAEEYSKDRKKFCKNAEEFTKKYGEKRPVD